A window from Flavobacterium sp. 83 encodes these proteins:
- a CDS encoding toxin-antitoxin system YwqK family antitoxin codes for MLDKKHYVNGQITHELIGNKLTYFFKNGKVKAKGTFINELMEGEWLFYRETGQLWQVGNFINSKKNGSFIRYNRNNQVEYQETFENDKIIKK; via the coding sequence ATGTTAGATAAAAAACACTATGTAAACGGACAAATAACCCATGAGTTAATTGGGAATAAATTGACTTATTTTTTCAAAAATGGAAAAGTGAAAGCGAAAGGTACTTTTATTAATGAACTGATGGAAGGGGAGTGGTTGTTTTATAGAGAGACTGGACAGCTTTGGCAAGTTGGGAATTTTATAAACAGCAAGAAAAATGGTTCTTTTATTAGGTATAACAGAAACAATCAAGTAGAATATCAAGAGACTTTTGAAAACGATAAAATCATTAAAAAATGA
- the tsaE gene encoding tRNA (adenosine(37)-N6)-threonylcarbamoyltransferase complex ATPase subunit type 1 TsaE — MNVIFSLDQLEEVAQKIIAENPNKVILFHGEMGVGKTTLIKQLCKTLGVLSATSSPTFSLVNEYQTTNNQIVYHFDCYRLNKEEEALDMGIDDYLYSDNWCFIEWAERIPNLIPEAHSVITINLLSDGKRFLELK; from the coding sequence ATGAATGTTATTTTTTCTTTAGATCAACTCGAAGAAGTTGCACAAAAAATCATAGCCGAAAACCCAAACAAAGTAATTCTTTTTCACGGAGAAATGGGTGTTGGTAAAACCACATTAATCAAACAATTGTGTAAAACTCTAGGGGTTCTAAGCGCTACGAGCAGCCCAACTTTTTCTTTAGTTAATGAATACCAAACAACTAACAATCAAATTGTTTATCATTTTGATTGTTACAGATTAAACAAGGAAGAGGAAGCGTTGGATATGGGCATTGATGATTATTTATATTCTGATAATTGGTGCTTTATAGAATGGGCAGAGAGGATTCCAAATTTAATTCCAGAAGCTCATTCTGTGATTACAATTAATCTACTTTCTGATGGAAAACGTTTTTTAGAATTAAAATAA
- a CDS encoding efflux RND transporter periplasmic adaptor subunit — protein sequence MKKRYFISAILLSISLLSCKKETTQAPPTVMPYKVVEIGTSNTTLLAEYPASLEGITDIDIRPKVDGYIEKIFVKEGQEVKKGQLLFKLETQTATQEAGAAKAKVAAAQVEVNRLIPLVERNIISDVQLETAKANLASAKSTYQSIVARINYATIKSPVNGIVGTLPLRLGSYVSNATTEPLTRISDVSTVYAYFSINEKEQLDMMMHATGKSFQEKINNMEAVNLILSNGMQYEQKGKIETFSGQANMQTGSFNVRASFQNGNKLLRSGGSGIIQIPTDLKDVIIIPQNATLELQDKRIALVVDKDSKVKAVPIEVRAIPGGQFFVVDSGLNINDKVLVEGVGIVTEGTLIKPELVDFNSIINPTTKK from the coding sequence ATGAAAAAGAGATATTTTATAAGCGCAATTTTATTGTCAATAAGCTTGCTCTCCTGTAAAAAAGAAACAACTCAAGCTCCTCCTACTGTTATGCCTTATAAAGTAGTAGAAATTGGAACATCAAATACCACTTTATTAGCAGAATATCCTGCAAGTTTAGAAGGTATTACAGATATTGACATTCGCCCAAAAGTGGATGGATATATTGAAAAAATATTTGTAAAAGAAGGACAAGAAGTTAAAAAAGGACAACTACTTTTTAAATTAGAAACACAAACAGCAACACAAGAAGCTGGAGCTGCAAAAGCAAAAGTTGCTGCTGCTCAAGTAGAAGTAAATCGTTTAATTCCATTAGTAGAACGCAATATAATCAGTGATGTGCAATTAGAAACTGCCAAAGCAAATTTAGCTAGTGCTAAAAGTACCTACCAAAGTATCGTTGCCAGAATCAATTATGCTACCATAAAAAGCCCCGTTAATGGAATTGTAGGTACGTTACCTCTAAGACTTGGAAGTTATGTGAGCAATGCAACAACAGAACCATTAACTCGTATATCTGATGTCAGTACCGTTTATGCTTATTTCTCCATAAATGAAAAAGAACAATTGGATATGATGATGCACGCCACAGGAAAGTCATTTCAAGAAAAAATCAATAATATGGAAGCTGTAAATTTGATTTTGAGCAATGGCATGCAATATGAACAAAAGGGTAAAATTGAAACTTTTAGTGGACAAGCCAATATGCAAACAGGTTCTTTTAATGTGCGAGCAAGTTTTCAAAATGGAAACAAACTATTACGTTCAGGAGGAAGTGGAATTATCCAAATCCCAACAGATTTAAAAGATGTTATTATAATCCCCCAAAATGCTACTTTAGAATTACAAGACAAACGCATTGCTCTTGTTGTGGACAAAGACAGCAAAGTAAAAGCCGTTCCAATTGAAGTTCGTGCAATTCCGGGTGGTCAATTTTTTGTTGTTGACAGCGGATTAAATATAAACGATAAAGTTCTTGTTGAAGGAGTAGGAATAGTAACTGAAGGAACTCTCATTAAACCTGAACTGGTTGATTTTAATTCTATTATCAATCCAACAACAAAAAAATAG
- a CDS encoding GNAT family N-acetyltransferase, with amino-acid sequence MSLENTVEIIPFTTGLTEPIKSLNIEWLKKYFKVEPKDEIVLSNPQGEIIDKGGMIFYAKYNNEIIGTVSLIKIDETTFELSKMAVTDKIQGLGIGKKLMIHCIKIAEEKAIKKLILYSNRKLLPAIHLYEKFGFVEIPLEDGVYERADIKMERIIS; translated from the coding sequence ATGAGTTTAGAAAATACAGTTGAAATTATTCCTTTTACTACAGGTTTAACAGAGCCTATAAAATCATTAAATATCGAATGGTTAAAAAAATATTTCAAAGTGGAGCCCAAAGATGAAATCGTATTATCGAATCCTCAAGGTGAAATCATTGACAAAGGCGGAATGATTTTTTATGCCAAATACAATAACGAAATCATTGGAACGGTTTCCTTAATAAAAATCGATGAAACCACATTTGAATTGAGTAAAATGGCAGTTACAGATAAGATTCAAGGCTTGGGAATAGGCAAAAAACTGATGATTCATTGTATCAAAATCGCGGAAGAAAAAGCAATAAAAAAACTTATTTTATATTCCAACAGAAAATTATTACCAGCAATTCATTTGTATGAAAAATTTGGTTTTGTAGAAATACCTCTGGAAGATGGCGTTTACGAAAGAGCCGATATTAAAATGGAAAGAATCATTAGCTAA
- a CDS encoding efflux RND transporter permease subunit — MFSKFIDRPVLSTVISIIIVILGVLGLISLPVSQYPEIAPPTVTVSANYQGASAEVVMNSVVIPLEEQINGVEDMTYMTSTSNNDGSASINIYFKLGTNPDLAAVNVQNRVSRATPLLPQEVTKAGVTTSKRQSDNILILSLYSENPDYDDIFLQNYANINILPKIKRVAGVGEAMIFGQKDYSMRIWLKPDVMGAYGLVPSDITALLAEQNIEAAPGQLGESGDQSFQYTLKYKGRLQNAKEFEEIVVRSTENGEILKLGDVARIELGAVNYASNAYTNGNKSIAIAIAQTAGSNAQEVIEGSLKVLNQSEVNFPKGVKYATLINANDFLDESITKVIHTLIEAFLLVFIVVFIFLQDWRSTLIPAISVPVAILGTFFFLSLFGFTINLLTLFALVLAVGIVVDDAIVVVEAVHAKMEAGEHNPKKAAHSAMQDISSAIISITLVMSAVFIPVSFISGSAGVFYKQFGLTLAVSIVLSAINALTLSPALCAIFLKEHDKSAKKKGFMERFYSAFNTGFETTTAKYKRSVEFFIKRKWLAFLGIAVFAGIFILLLNITPKAFVPGEDTGAILSDVSLPPGTSLKRTEEVLLQIENKVKDIPEIKEVLRISGRSLISGTGSNYGMVIVKLKTWAERKEANQEITAVVGELFKRTAAVKDAKVLYFARPTLVGFGFTNGFEFQLQDQKGGTIQELSEVNNKFLAALNSRPEIKYAATSFSPNYPQYRIDLNVPAIKKSGLTVTDVLGTMQGYYGGVYASNFNKFGKQYRVVYQSDPEFRSNPESLNKVLVRNSNGQMAPISQFVTLVKVFGPQAIDRFNLFTSVKVTGAPNEGFSSGDAIKAVEEVAKQNLPVGYGYEFSGMTREEISAGGQTLYIFLLCLVFVYFLLAAQYESYMLPFAVLISLPIGLAGAYIFAYLFNVSNNIYLQITLIMLIGLLAKNAILIVEFSVDSRKKGMTIAQAAIHGAVARLRPILMTSFAFIFGLLPLMLAKGAGAVGNNAIGTGAIGGMLIGTIFGVFVIPVLFIIFQTLQEKISTKPLPIENQESDVALLDEKK; from the coding sequence ATGTTTTCAAAATTCATTGACAGACCGGTATTGTCAACGGTGATTTCTATTATCATCGTAATTTTGGGAGTTTTAGGGTTAATCTCGCTTCCAGTTTCACAATATCCAGAAATAGCCCCACCTACAGTAACTGTATCTGCAAATTATCAAGGGGCTAGTGCCGAAGTTGTAATGAACTCGGTAGTAATTCCATTAGAAGAACAAATTAATGGTGTGGAAGATATGACTTACATGACTTCTACATCAAATAATGATGGTTCTGCTTCCATTAATATATACTTTAAATTAGGAACAAATCCTGATTTAGCAGCGGTAAATGTACAAAATCGTGTATCACGTGCTACACCTTTGTTGCCTCAAGAAGTTACAAAGGCTGGTGTTACTACATCTAAAAGGCAAAGTGACAATATTTTGATTTTATCATTATATAGTGAAAACCCAGATTATGATGATATTTTTCTTCAAAATTATGCTAATATCAATATTTTACCAAAAATAAAACGGGTAGCTGGAGTTGGAGAAGCAATGATTTTTGGACAAAAGGACTACTCTATGCGTATTTGGCTTAAGCCTGATGTAATGGGAGCTTATGGACTGGTTCCTTCAGACATTACAGCTTTATTAGCTGAACAAAATATTGAAGCAGCACCTGGACAATTAGGCGAAAGCGGTGACCAATCTTTTCAATATACCTTAAAATACAAAGGACGTTTACAAAATGCAAAAGAGTTTGAAGAAATTGTTGTTCGCTCCACCGAAAATGGAGAAATCCTTAAGTTAGGTGATGTAGCAAGAATTGAACTTGGTGCAGTAAATTATGCTAGTAATGCCTATACAAATGGTAATAAATCTATTGCAATTGCAATTGCACAAACTGCAGGCTCTAATGCACAAGAAGTAATTGAAGGATCATTAAAAGTATTGAATCAATCGGAAGTAAATTTCCCTAAAGGGGTTAAATATGCAACATTAATTAATGCAAATGACTTTTTAGATGAATCGATCACAAAAGTAATTCATACCTTAATTGAAGCCTTTCTATTGGTATTTATAGTGGTTTTTATATTCTTACAAGATTGGAGGTCAACACTTATTCCTGCTATTTCAGTACCGGTTGCTATTTTAGGTACCTTCTTTTTTCTAAGTCTATTTGGCTTTACGATAAACTTGTTAACGCTATTTGCTTTAGTACTAGCAGTCGGAATTGTAGTGGATGATGCCATTGTAGTAGTAGAAGCCGTCCATGCTAAAATGGAAGCGGGAGAACACAATCCAAAAAAAGCTGCTCACAGCGCCATGCAAGATATTAGTAGTGCGATTATTTCCATTACGCTTGTTATGTCGGCAGTATTTATACCTGTTTCTTTTATTAGTGGTTCTGCTGGGGTTTTCTACAAACAATTTGGATTGACTTTGGCAGTTTCAATTGTGTTGTCAGCTATTAATGCCCTTACACTTTCCCCAGCATTATGTGCTATTTTCTTAAAAGAACACGATAAAAGTGCAAAGAAAAAAGGTTTTATGGAACGTTTTTATAGTGCATTTAATACTGGATTTGAAACCACAACTGCTAAATACAAAAGATCCGTTGAATTTTTCATAAAACGCAAATGGTTGGCTTTTTTAGGAATAGCTGTATTTGCTGGAATTTTTATCTTATTATTAAATATTACACCTAAGGCTTTTGTTCCTGGTGAAGATACAGGTGCTATTCTTTCTGATGTTTCCCTTCCACCGGGTACTTCGTTAAAAAGAACAGAAGAAGTGCTATTGCAAATTGAAAATAAAGTAAAAGACATTCCTGAAATAAAAGAAGTGCTTAGAATATCCGGTCGAAGTTTAATTAGTGGTACTGGTAGTAATTACGGAATGGTAATTGTAAAATTAAAAACATGGGCTGAACGTAAAGAAGCTAATCAAGAAATAACTGCAGTGGTTGGGGAATTATTTAAACGAACAGCAGCTGTTAAAGATGCGAAAGTGCTTTATTTTGCTCGACCTACACTTGTTGGTTTTGGTTTCACCAATGGATTTGAATTTCAATTACAAGATCAAAAAGGAGGAACTATACAAGAGTTAAGTGAAGTAAATAATAAATTTTTGGCAGCATTAAACAGCCGTCCTGAAATCAAATATGCAGCTACCTCTTTTTCTCCAAATTATCCTCAATACCGAATAGATTTGAACGTTCCTGCGATAAAAAAATCAGGACTTACGGTTACTGATGTTTTAGGAACAATGCAAGGATATTATGGTGGAGTTTATGCTTCTAATTTCAACAAGTTTGGAAAACAATACCGAGTGGTTTACCAATCAGATCCAGAATTTAGAAGTAATCCTGAATCACTAAATAAAGTATTGGTCAGAAATAGTAATGGTCAGATGGCACCTATTTCGCAATTTGTGACTTTAGTAAAAGTTTTTGGACCTCAGGCAATAGACCGTTTCAATTTGTTTACCTCTGTAAAAGTAACAGGTGCGCCAAATGAAGGTTTCAGTTCTGGAGATGCTATTAAAGCAGTTGAAGAAGTTGCAAAGCAGAATTTGCCAGTTGGATATGGTTATGAATTTTCTGGGATGACTCGTGAAGAAATTAGTGCAGGTGGACAAACCTTATATATTTTCTTATTGTGTTTAGTTTTTGTTTACTTCTTATTGGCCGCTCAATATGAAAGTTATATGTTGCCTTTTGCAGTTTTAATTTCACTACCAATTGGTTTAGCAGGTGCTTATATCTTTGCTTATTTATTCAATGTTAGTAATAATATTTACCTACAAATTACACTTATTATGCTTATTGGATTGCTGGCTAAAAACGCCATTTTGATAGTCGAGTTTTCAGTAGATTCAAGAAAAAAAGGAATGACTATTGCACAAGCCGCTATTCATGGAGCTGTTGCCCGTTTACGTCCTATTTTAATGACATCATTTGCATTTATATTTGGATTATTACCTCTTATGTTAGCTAAAGGAGCTGGAGCTGTTGGAAACAATGCTATTGGAACTGGAGCAATTGGAGGAATGTTAATAGGAACCATTTTTGGAGTATTTGTTATACCGGTATTGTTTATCATTTTCCAAACCTTACAGGAAAAAATTTCTACAAAACCACTTCCTATAGAAAATCAGGAATCAGATGTTGCACTTTTAGATGAAAAAAAATGA
- a CDS encoding DUF1080 domain-containing protein produces the protein MKFKKVSSYFLLVVLFSTTIAMAQHTFVNTPPEVSPMPMKPEMTEIWQPEVAVITPGKNVNDAPSDAIILFDGKNLDQWVSQKDITKPAPWKIVDKEYMEVVDGSGGIQTKMQFGDCQLHVEWSAPDAVVDGGQWRGNSGVFLQNRYELQVLDSYNNRTYSNGQAGSIYKDVPPLVNAMKAPLEWNMYDVIYTAPRFKADGRLDAPARITVLHNGVLVQNNTTISGLTLYIGLHNYPLSHGDDVIALQEHGCKTQFRNIWIRRL, from the coding sequence ATGAAATTTAAAAAAGTTAGCAGTTATTTTTTATTAGTTGTTTTATTTTCAACTACAATTGCAATGGCACAGCATACATTTGTTAATACGCCACCAGAAGTATCACCAATGCCAATGAAGCCAGAAATGACTGAGATTTGGCAGCCAGAAGTAGCGGTTATTACTCCTGGAAAAAATGTTAATGATGCGCCATCGGATGCAATCATCTTATTTGATGGTAAAAATTTAGATCAATGGGTAAGTCAAAAAGATATCACAAAGCCTGCTCCTTGGAAAATAGTAGATAAGGAATATATGGAAGTAGTTGATGGCTCTGGAGGGATTCAAACAAAAATGCAGTTTGGAGATTGTCAATTGCATGTTGAATGGAGTGCACCAGATGCAGTGGTTGATGGAGGACAATGGAGAGGAAACAGTGGAGTGTTTTTACAAAACAGGTACGAACTTCAAGTTTTGGATTCTTATAACAACAGAACTTATAGCAACGGTCAGGCCGGAAGTATTTATAAAGATGTACCGCCTTTGGTGAATGCCATGAAGGCGCCTTTAGAATGGAATATGTATGATGTTATTTATACAGCACCACGTTTCAAAGCTGATGGGCGACTCGATGCTCCAGCAAGAATAACAGTATTACATAATGGTGTTTTAGTTCAAAATAATACTACTATCAGTGGGTTGACACTTTACATTGGGTTACATAATTATCCTTTATCACATGGTGATGATGTAATAGCGTTACAAGAACATGGTTGTAAAACTCAATTCAGAAATATTTGGATTAGACGATTGTAA
- a CDS encoding efflux transporter outer membrane subunit, giving the protein MKNNINKIILLGVTAILIQSCFVAKDYKRPKLKTENLYRNEVVPTDTTSLANVSWDKIFTDPLLQGYIKKGLVNNLDIRIAMQNIAAAQATMKQGEAGYFPALSAGTDWTHNKISKNSQSGSFLSDLNTDQYQLTGNLSWEADIWGKIRSNKRATNAAYLQTTAANQAIKTQLIANIASTYYQLLSVDAQIKIAEETLINRNKSIETILALKKGGTVTEVGVKQTEAQKYATEIIIADLRNSIIILENTMSVLLGEASGKIERSTFEAQKMQPSITTGVPANLLRNRPDVIAAEYNLINNFELTNVAKSGFYPSLKITATGGLQSIDLKEWFSTNSIFANIVTGLTQPIFNQRQVKTKYEIAQANQEKAYIQFEQSLLTAGKEVSDALAQYNNETYKITVREKQADALTKAASFSDELLTYGLANYLEVLTSKNDALNAKLSLVDNKFQQYKAVIQLYRALGGGWQ; this is encoded by the coding sequence ATGAAAAATAATATAAATAAAATCATACTCTTAGGAGTGACAGCAATACTAATACAATCGTGTTTTGTTGCTAAAGATTACAAACGTCCCAAATTAAAAACAGAAAATTTGTATAGAAATGAAGTAGTACCTACAGATACTACTTCATTAGCCAATGTTTCTTGGGATAAAATTTTCACTGACCCTCTTTTACAAGGATATATTAAAAAAGGTTTAGTGAACAATTTAGACATTCGCATAGCCATGCAAAACATTGCTGCCGCACAAGCTACAATGAAACAAGGAGAAGCAGGCTATTTTCCTGCTCTTTCCGCGGGTACTGACTGGACGCACAACAAAATTTCTAAAAACAGTCAATCTGGATCTTTCCTATCAGATTTGAATACAGATCAATACCAGTTGACCGGAAATCTTTCTTGGGAAGCTGATATTTGGGGAAAAATAAGAAGTAATAAAAGAGCAACTAATGCTGCTTACTTGCAAACAACCGCAGCCAATCAAGCAATAAAAACGCAATTAATTGCCAATATAGCTTCTACTTATTACCAACTCCTTTCAGTTGATGCACAAATAAAAATTGCCGAAGAAACTTTAATAAATAGAAACAAAAGTATTGAAACTATTCTAGCATTAAAAAAAGGGGGAACAGTGACTGAAGTTGGTGTAAAACAAACGGAAGCACAAAAATATGCCACTGAAATTATTATTGCTGATTTAAGAAACAGCATCATTATATTAGAAAATACAATGAGTGTGCTTTTAGGAGAAGCTTCAGGTAAAATTGAGCGTTCTACTTTTGAAGCTCAAAAAATGCAACCTAGTATTACTACTGGTGTTCCTGCTAATTTATTGCGAAACAGACCTGATGTCATTGCTGCCGAATATAACTTGATTAATAATTTTGAGTTGACAAATGTGGCCAAAAGTGGTTTTTATCCTAGTTTAAAAATTACTGCTACAGGTGGTCTTCAAAGTATTGATTTGAAAGAATGGTTTAGTACCAATTCTATTTTTGCCAATATTGTAACTGGTTTAACTCAGCCTATTTTCAATCAAAGACAGGTGAAGACAAAGTATGAAATCGCACAAGCAAATCAGGAAAAAGCCTATATCCAATTTGAGCAATCACTACTTACGGCTGGTAAAGAAGTATCGGACGCATTAGCACAATATAATAATGAAACCTATAAAATTACCGTTCGTGAGAAACAAGCAGATGCTTTAACAAAAGCGGCTTCTTTCTCTGATGAATTATTGACTTACGGTTTAGCCAATTATTTAGAAGTATTAACATCTAAAAATGATGCTCTAAATGCCAAATTAAGTTTAGTAGATAATAAATTTCAACAATATAAAGCTGTAATTCAATTGTACAGAGCCCTTGGTGGTGGATGGCAATAA
- a CDS encoding Gfo/Idh/MocA family protein yields the protein MKFKIIFTVFIAILSLNCIAQKKVLKVGVIGLTHTHVHGILGIKDRGDIEIVGIVETNRELAQRYADQYHFSMDLVYNTMDEMIAKKHPEAVTAFGSIYEHLGVVATCAPKGIDVMVEKPLAVSLEHAQKMEALAKKYEIKLLTNYETTWYQSNKESYDLLKDGKIGELRKVVVHDGHRGPKKIGVNSEFLDWLTDSVQNGGGAITDFGCYGVNLMTWLMEGKKPNTVTAVTQQLQKENNPKVDDESTILLTYDTANATIQGSWNWPIGRKDMEIYGLTGAIYADNKTDLRVRMAEGYDGFREDAHKATALPAPYNDPFTFFAAVVRNEITLKPYDLSSLENNMIVMEILDAAIKSSKTNCAIEIK from the coding sequence ATGAAATTCAAAATTATTTTCACAGTCTTTATAGCTATACTATCACTTAACTGTATTGCTCAAAAAAAAGTACTCAAAGTGGGAGTTATAGGTCTTACACACACTCATGTTCATGGAATTTTAGGTATTAAAGACCGTGGGGATATAGAAATTGTGGGTATTGTAGAAACGAATCGAGAGTTGGCACAACGTTATGCTGATCAGTATCACTTTTCAATGGATTTAGTTTACAATACAATGGATGAAATGATAGCCAAAAAACATCCTGAGGCAGTGACCGCTTTTGGAAGTATTTATGAACATCTTGGTGTGGTAGCCACTTGTGCTCCTAAAGGTATTGATGTAATGGTTGAAAAACCACTAGCAGTAAGTTTAGAACATGCACAAAAAATGGAAGCGCTTGCCAAGAAGTATGAGATAAAATTATTGACAAACTACGAGACCACTTGGTATCAATCTAATAAGGAATCCTATGATTTACTGAAGGACGGAAAAATAGGAGAATTACGCAAAGTGGTGGTTCATGATGGACACAGAGGTCCTAAAAAAATTGGAGTCAATTCGGAGTTTTTGGATTGGTTAACAGATTCTGTCCAAAATGGAGGAGGCGCTATAACTGATTTTGGTTGTTATGGAGTCAACTTGATGACATGGTTGATGGAGGGCAAGAAACCTAATACAGTTACAGCCGTAACACAACAATTACAAAAAGAAAACAATCCAAAAGTAGATGATGAATCTACAATATTATTGACTTATGATACTGCAAATGCTACGATTCAAGGTTCTTGGAACTGGCCAATAGGACGAAAAGATATGGAAATTTACGGATTAACAGGAGCCATCTACGCTGATAACAAAACAGACCTACGCGTACGAATGGCCGAAGGATATGATGGTTTTAGGGAAGATGCGCATAAAGCTACTGCACTGCCAGCTCCTTACAATGATCCATTCACTTTTTTTGCAGCGGTAGTACGAAATGAAATCACGTTAAAGCCTTATGATCTTTCTTCTTTGGAAAATAATATGATTGTTATGGAAATCCTAGATGCAGCTATAAAAAGCAGTAAAACAAACTGTGCAATTGAAATTAAATAA
- a CDS encoding bifunctional response regulator/alkaline phosphatase family protein produces MDKIKILWVDDEIDLLKPHILFLEKKNYEVTTCNNGRDAVDIFDENNFDIVFLDENMPGMSGLETLSEMKEKKSSVPMIMITKSEEEYIMEEAIGSKIADYLIKPVNPNQILLSLKKNLDHSRLISQKTTLDYQKEFRKITMEMAMVNSYEDWIELYKKLIFWELELENINDQSMVEILESQKTEANSQFGKFIERNYEDWFKPKADKPVQSHTLFRELVVPEIVKKDKPVLFVVIDNLRYDQWKAFESVVGKYYKLEKEVPYYAILPTATQYARNAIFSGLTPLEMEKQFPQYWKNDPEEGGKNLYEAEFLSAQLKRLGLHIKEDYFKITNLAGGKKLVEGFKSLKNNDLVTVVYNFVDMLSHAKTEMDVVKELASDDKAYRSLTLSWFKNSPLLEIIQQAQKLGFKLILTTDHGTINVKNPSKVVGDKNTSLNLRYKTGRSLTYEHKDVYAVKEPKNIGLPTINMSSSYIFAKNDLFLAYVNNYNHYVSYYKNTYQHGGISLEEMIIPFLVFNPK; encoded by the coding sequence ATGGATAAAATAAAAATACTTTGGGTGGATGATGAAATCGACCTTTTAAAGCCTCACATATTGTTTCTGGAAAAGAAAAATTACGAAGTTACTACTTGTAACAACGGTCGTGATGCAGTGGATATTTTTGACGAAAACAATTTTGATATTGTTTTTCTGGACGAAAATATGCCCGGAATGAGTGGTCTGGAAACGCTGTCGGAGATGAAAGAGAAAAAATCTTCGGTTCCCATGATTATGATTACCAAAAGCGAGGAGGAATACATCATGGAGGAAGCGATTGGCTCTAAAATTGCCGATTACTTGATAAAACCTGTGAATCCAAATCAGATTTTGTTGAGTTTGAAGAAAAATCTAGATCATTCCCGATTGATTTCGCAAAAAACAACCTTGGATTACCAGAAGGAATTTCGAAAAATCACCATGGAAATGGCAATGGTGAATTCCTATGAAGACTGGATTGAATTGTATAAGAAATTGATTTTTTGGGAACTGGAATTGGAGAATATCAACGATCAAAGCATGGTTGAAATTCTAGAATCCCAAAAAACGGAAGCCAATTCGCAATTTGGAAAATTCATTGAGCGCAATTATGAGGATTGGTTTAAACCAAAAGCGGATAAACCAGTGCAATCGCACACATTATTTAGAGAATTAGTGGTTCCTGAAATTGTAAAAAAAGACAAACCAGTACTTTTTGTAGTGATTGATAATTTACGTTACGATCAATGGAAAGCCTTTGAAAGTGTAGTGGGAAAATATTATAAACTTGAAAAAGAGGTTCCCTATTACGCTATTTTGCCAACGGCTACACAATATGCCAGAAATGCTATTTTCTCTGGTTTAACACCGCTTGAAATGGAAAAACAGTTTCCACAATATTGGAAAAATGACCCGGAGGAAGGCGGAAAAAATTTGTATGAAGCAGAGTTTTTGTCGGCACAATTGAAACGTTTAGGATTACATATAAAGGAAGATTATTTTAAAATCACCAATCTTGCCGGAGGTAAAAAACTAGTTGAAGGTTTTAAATCGCTAAAAAACAACGATTTGGTCACTGTAGTTTACAATTTTGTAGATATGCTGTCGCACGCCAAAACGGAGATGGATGTGGTAAAAGAACTTGCCTCCGATGATAAAGCATATCGCTCGCTGACGTTGAGTTGGTTTAAAAATTCTCCTTTGTTGGAAATTATTCAACAAGCACAAAAATTAGGTTTCAAATTAATTTTAACTACTGATCACGGAACTATAAACGTGAAAAACCCATCGAAAGTAGTGGGTGATAAAAATACCAGTTTGAATTTGCGTTATAAAACAGGACGCAGTTTGACCTACGAACATAAAGATGTTTATGCAGTAAAAGAACCAAAAAATATTGGTTTACCTACTATAAATATGAGCAGTTCTTATATTTTTGCAAAAAATGATTTGTTTTTGGCGTATGTCAACAATTACAATCATTATGTGAGTTATTACAAAAATACGTATCAGCATGGTGGAATTTCATTGGAAGAAATGATAATTCCGTTTTTAGTTTTTAATCCAAAATAG